TAAACAAGTCCTAGATGAAACCACAGTAACAAACCTCATTAACATGTTAAATGAATTCAGTTCTGTAGCGAAAGCATTTTGGATGGCCCGAGATTGGTGTAGTCAAAATGCACCAGCAAATTTTGAGCTTCGGCTACTTAACACGAGAACCAGTTCAAGACAATATAACACACCCAGTGTGTCTGAAGTAGCCGTGTTAGTTACAAGTGACTTTGGTCAGAATACTACATCGAGAGATATTATTGTTAACAAAAAAAACTCTGCATCAAAGAGAATATCTGAACTTCATCAACTATACATGTCCTTACAATACCCTTTACTATTCCCTTATGGTGAAACGAGTTACCACGAACGTATCCCGTACCACAATAATAACAGAAGACGGAAAACTAATCGAAGTTTTTTAACGATGAGAGAGTACTGTTGCTATCGGATTCAACAACGAGACAATGAGGGCACTACATTACTTAGAGGAGGTCGCTTATTTCAACAATATTTGGTTGATGCTTACACAGCTATTGAAGAGCAGCGACTTAGATGGCTAAGAAATCACCAAAATGATTTGTGGACCAATAAATATCATAATGTATGTGACGCAGTTACAAGAGGAGACACAAAAGTTGAATCCATCGGGAAGAGAATAGTTTTACCATCCACCTATATAGGGAGCCCACGATACATGATGCAAAACTACCAAGACGCAATGGCTCTATGTCGGGAATTTGATAATCCAGATTTGTTCATTACTTTCACAGCTAATCCAAATTGGCCGGAAATTGATGCCATGATATCTTTTATTGTGGGTCAGAAACCACATGATCGTGTAGATATTGAAGCAAGAGTCTTTAAGCTGAAGTTAAATGGCCTGATAGATGAAATAATGAAAGATCACATTTTTGGAGCATGTCAAGTAGGTAACACAGTAACACAGATaatattttaaaacttatatatatacatcaacTTTTGGTCTTCAAAATAATCAATGTTCATCGTTCCTTACAGGCATATATGTTATTGAGTTCC
The window above is part of the Rutidosis leptorrhynchoides isolate AG116_Rl617_1_P2 chromosome 1, CSIRO_AGI_Rlap_v1, whole genome shotgun sequence genome. Proteins encoded here:
- the LOC139846142 gene encoding uncharacterized protein codes for the protein MLNEFSSVAKAFWMARDWCSQNAPANFELRLLNTRTSSRQYNTPSVSEVAVLVTSDFGQNTTSRDIIVNKKNSASKRISELHQLYMSLQYPLLFPYGETSYHERIPYHNNNRRRKTNRSFLTMREYCCYRIQQRDNEGTTLLRGGRLFQQYLVDAYTAIEEQRLRWLRNHQNDLWTNKYHNVCDAVTRGDTKVESIGKRIVLPSTYIGSPRYMMQNYQDAMALCREFDNPDLFITFTANPNWPEIDAMISFIVGQKPHDRVDIEARVFKLKLNGLIDEIMKDHIFGACQVGIYVIEFQKRGLPHAHILIWLKNQYKCHIPSDIDDLIPAEILSQTQDPEGYKVVTEYMLHGPCGGKHMDAPCINDGKCSKHFPKPYYAETTIDEEGYPNYWQRNNGVKVVKGKATFDNSQVVPYNRYLLLKYNAHINVEWCNRSRAIKYLFKYLNKGLDRATIVIQENLTTNSHIQSENIVEVDEIKSYLDC